A region of Microbacterium suwonense DNA encodes the following proteins:
- a CDS encoding NUDIX domain-containing protein, with protein sequence MTIIPPAPGEPRRPHGPRDSGDAWVVAETGERYWGRYGAAGLLAVDPRRGVLLQHRVEWSHFGGTWGIPGGALHEGESALRGALREAQEEAGIPDGAVRARFASVLDLNIWSYTTVIGDVQEPFEPVISDPESLALEWVPVDQVDQRPLHPGFGAAWPELRRLLSVRPTIVVDAANVVGSVPDGWWKDRAGAAARLRDRLSSWMQDGVASSALDLGATRWYPQVSMVVEGQARALTDAGAARAGNGEPIGGWRVEGGRVEGGHAEVGRVQVVRAEAAGDDAIVDEASRLNEEGSQVTVVTSDRGLRARVEETGARVQSAGWLLRQLG encoded by the coding sequence GTGACGATCATCCCTCCCGCACCCGGCGAGCCGCGCCGTCCGCACGGGCCGCGCGACAGCGGGGATGCCTGGGTGGTTGCGGAGACGGGGGAGCGTTACTGGGGGCGCTACGGCGCCGCGGGGCTGCTCGCGGTCGATCCGCGGCGAGGTGTGCTGCTGCAGCATCGCGTGGAGTGGAGTCACTTCGGCGGCACCTGGGGCATTCCCGGGGGTGCGTTGCATGAAGGCGAGTCGGCCCTGCGCGGCGCACTGCGCGAAGCTCAGGAGGAGGCCGGGATCCCGGACGGGGCCGTGCGTGCGCGGTTCGCGAGCGTGCTCGACCTGAACATCTGGTCGTACACGACCGTGATCGGGGATGTGCAGGAGCCGTTCGAGCCGGTGATCAGTGACCCGGAGAGCCTGGCGCTGGAGTGGGTGCCGGTCGACCAGGTGGATCAGCGACCGCTGCACCCCGGCTTCGGCGCGGCGTGGCCGGAGTTGAGGAGGCTGCTGTCGGTGCGTCCCACGATCGTGGTGGACGCGGCCAACGTGGTCGGATCCGTGCCCGACGGCTGGTGGAAAGACCGAGCGGGCGCGGCGGCCCGGCTGCGCGACCGGCTGTCGTCGTGGATGCAGGATGGCGTGGCATCGTCTGCGCTCGATCTCGGAGCGACTCGCTGGTATCCGCAGGTGTCGATGGTTGTCGAAGGGCAGGCGCGAGCGCTGACGGATGCTGGTGCTGCGCGTGCTGGCAATGGCGAGCCTATCGGCGGCTGGCGCGTCGAGGGCGGACGCGTCGAGGGTGGCCATGCCGAGGTCGGACGTGTGCAGGTCGTGCGTGCCGAAGCGGCCGGCGACGACGCGATCGTCGACGAGGCGAGCCGCTTGAATGAGGAAGGGTCGCAGGTGACGGTCGTTACGAGCGACCGGGGGCTGCGGGCACGAGTCGAGGAGACCGGTGCGCGAGTTCAATCTGCCGGCTGGCTGCTGCGTCAGCTGGGCTGA